A stretch of DNA from Streptomyces rubradiris:
CTGCCCCGGAGCGCCTGCCGGGACCGCTTTCCGCCCTACGGTCTGACCCATGGCAGATTCAGGAGTCTCCCCGCTCCCCTCCACGCCCCCGGCGCGCTCCCCGCTCTTCCGCGCCGAACAGTTCATGTGGCTCACCGCACGCGTACTGGAGCAGCGTCTCTTCGCCCACCACTTCCTGCACGACTGCCCGGACGCGGTGGAAACGGCGCTGGACGCCTACCGCAACGAGGACGGCGGGTACGGGCACGCGCTGGAGCCCGATCTGCGCGGGCCCGTCAGCCAGCCCCTGCACACCGCGCGCGCCCTGCGCGTGCTGGACACCGTCGGGCGCTGCGGCGGGCAGCGGGTGGAGCGCGTGTGCCGCTACCTGACCTCCGTCTCCACCCCGGACGGCGCCCTGCCCGCGGTCCATCCCGGCCAGCGCGGCTATCCGACGGCGCCGTTCCTCACGGTCGTCGACAACCCGCCCAGCGAGCTGCTGACCACCGGCCCGGTGGTCGGGCTGCTGCACCGCAACGAGGTGTGGCACGCCTGGCTGTTCCGGGCCACCGACTACTGCTGGCAGGCGGTGGAGTCCCTGGAGAAGTCACACCCCTACGAGGTGCAGGCAGCCGTGGCCTTCCTGGACTCCGCTCCCGACCGCCCGCGCGCTCAGGCCGCCGCCGACCGGCTGGGCCGCCTGGTGCGGGAGCAGCGGCTGGCGGCGCTGGACCCGGACCGCCTGGACGCGTTCCCGGTCGCCGCCGGCTACGCCCCGGGGGAGCACCACTTCCCGCACGACTTCGCCCGCAGCCCGGACTCGCTCGCGCGCGCGTGGTTCACGGACGACGAGATGGCGCGCTCCCTGGACCACCTGGCCGCCGGACAGCAGGAGGACGGGGGCTGGCCCGTCACCTGGCGGCAGTGGGCCCCGGCGCCCACGCTGGAGGCTCGTCCCGTGGTGACGATCGAAGCCCTGCGCACCCTGCGGGCCTACGGCCGCTTCGTGGGCTGAGCCACCGCCCCGGGCCCTGCCCCGCCCCGGCGGACCGGGCCCGGCCGGCTCACCCGCCGATGGCCCGCAGGCCCGCCGTCACCACCACGGCCGCCGCCACGACCAGCAGGAACGGCGCGCGCAGCAGTAGCGCCACGGCCGCGGTGCCGAGCCCCGCGGCCCGGGCGTCCAGCATGAGCACGGCCCCGTCGGCGAACGTCTGCTCGGCCGTGAGCGCGGCGAGCAGGGCGACCGGCAGCAGGGCGGCCAGCCGCCGCACGTACGGCCGCTCGACGGCGTGCGCCGGGACGAGCAGCCCGGCGAGCTTGACGGCGTAACAACCGACGGCGGTCCCGATGATCGCGATCCAGATGTTCACCGGCCCTCCTCCGCTCCGCTCGTCCCGCCCGTGCCCCGCGGTGCGCGCCGGGCGTCCGGTCCCGGCGGATCGTCGGTTGCGTCCCCGCCGGCACGGCCGCCACGCCGGGACTCGGCGACGAGGGCGAGCGGCGCCGCCAGTGCCGCCATCAGCACCGGCACGCCGGCCGGCAGCACCGGCAGCAGACCGAGGCCCAGCAGGACCGCGAGGCCCGCCACGGCGCGCTCGGTGGCCGTCTTCAGCATCGGCGCGAGCAGGGCCAGGAACACCGCGGGTCCCGCCGCGTCCAGGCCCCACGCGCGCGTGTCGCCGATCGCCTCGGCCCCCAGCGCGCCGAGCAGCGTGGTGAGGTTCCACAGCGCGTACAGGCTGAGGCCGGTGACCGTGAAGCCGATCCGCGCGGCCCGCCGGGTCGGCTGCGCCAGGGTCACCGCCGTGGTCTCGTCGATCACCCACTGGGCGGCCAGCGGCCGTAGTGCGCGCGGGAGGGCGAGCACCTGCGACAGGCGCAGCCCGTAGAAGGCGTTGCGCACGCCCAGGAAGAAGGCGCCGGCCGCGGCCGTGAACGGGTTGCCGCCGGCGGCCAGCGCCCCGACGAGGGCGAACTGTGAGGCGCCGGTGAACACCAGGAGGCTGAGCGCGCAGGTCTGGAGCAGCCCGAGTCCGCTGCCGGCCGAGGTCACCCCGAAGGCGAAGCCGGACAGGCCCACCGCGACGCCGACTCCCAGGGCGTCCCGTACGACGGCCGCGTCCGGCTTCTTCGTGCCATCGGCTGTCTGATCCGTGAGTGCTATGTGCTGTGTCACGCCCGGGACGGTACGGACGACGGCGGGCCCGCGTCTTGTACGTTCTTGCGCCCGCCTGGTACACGCCCCTGCCCGCCCGGGTTCGCGTGTTCCCGCTGGTACGCGCCCGGAGGCACGCCGACGATCCGGGTGAAGTGCCGGTTGAGGTGGGGCTGGTCGGTGAAGCCGACGGCGACGGCCGCCTCGGCGGGGGCCGTCCCCGCGTCCAGCAGCAGCCGGGCGCGGCGCACACGGGCGTCGGTCAGCCAGGTGTGCGGCGGCATGCCATAGGCGTCGCGGAACGCCCGCAGCAGGGCGAACGGGCTGGTCCCCAGGTCCCGGGCCAGCCGCTCCAGGGTCGGCGGCCGGGCCATCCGCTCCTCCAGCACGGCACGCGCGCGTGCGGCGGTCGGCGCGCCGGCCGTCCGGGTCCGCCGCTCGGGCAGCACACCGCCGTTCCGCCGCAGCAGCCTGGTCACGGCGATCCGCAGGAGCGTGTCGGCGGCCAGCGCGTTGCCCTCGTCGGTGGCGCGCAGCACCTGGTGGACCAGACGGGCGGCGTAGGGATCGTCGAGGACCGGGCTGACGAAGCCGGGCGTGCCCCGCAGGGTGGTGGTCTCCGCGGCGATCTCGGCGACGACGTCGGGCGAGGGGTACAGCGCGCCGTACCGCCAGCCTTCGGGCACCCCCGCCCGGCCGGTGTGCGGGGTGTCCGGGTTGACCAGCGCGAGCGCGCCCGCGCCCGCGGAGACGTCCGAGCCGCGGTGGTGGAAGACCTCGACACCGTCGGCTATGGCCGCGATGACGAAGTTCTCGTGGGTGTGCCGGATGAAGTTCTTGCGGATGTACCGGGCCCGCAGCAGGTCGACTCCGGGCAGCTCGGAGTACCGCCAGTGCCGTGCCCGCTCGCCTGAACCCGCCATGCGCCCATTGTCCCGTCCGGCCCGTCCGCCGCACGCCCCTTTTTCGGCTCCCACGCCCCGCACACACCCTCCCCTCCACCCCGTCTGCCCAGGTCAGGGCGATTGTCAGTGGGTGGGTGCACGATGGACGCATGGTCAGCTCCGCACGCCGAGCCCTGGACGGCTTCTCCCCCGCGACCCGCGGCTGGTTCACGGGGGCCTTCTCCGCGCCCACCGCCGCCCAGGCGGGCGCGTGGCAGGCCATCCGTGAGGGCTCGGACGTGCTGGTGGTCGCCCCGACCGGCTCGGGCAAGACGCTCGCCGCGTTCCTCGCCGCCCTGGACCAGCTGGCGTCGACGCCGCCCCCGGCCGACCCCAAGAAGCGCTGCCGGGTGCTGTATGTGTCCCCGCTGAAGGCCCTGGCGGTCGACGTGGAGCGCAATTTGCGCAGCCCGCTGACCGGCATCCGGCAGGAGTCGGTGCGGCTGGGCCTGCCCGAGCCCGAGATCAGGGTCGGCATCCGCTCCGGTGACACCCCGGCCGCCGAGCGTCGCGCCCTGTCCACCCGCCCGCCGGACATCCTGATCACCACTCCCGAGTCGCTGTTCCTGATGCTGACCTCGGCCACCCGCGACGCGCTCACGGGCGTGGAGACGGTGATCCTGGACGAGGTGCACGCGGTCGCGGGCACCAAGCGCGGCGCGCATCTCGCGCTCTCCCTGGAGCGGCTGGACGAGCTGCTGCCGAAGCCCGCCCGCCGGATCGGCCTGTCGGCGACCGTGCGCCCGGTGGACGAGGTGGCCCGCTATCTGTCGCCGCGCCGCAAGGTGGAGATCGTCCAGCCGGAGTCCGGCAAGGAGTTCGACCTCTCCGTGGTCGTCCCGGTCGAGGACATGGGCGAGCTGGGGGGTGCCCCGGCCGCCGACGCCGCCGAGGGCGGGGAGCGGCCGTCGATCTGGCCGCATGTGGAGGAGCGGATCGCCGACCTGGTGCAGGCCCACCGGTCCACGATCGTCTTCGCCAACTCCCGCCGCCTGGCGGAGCGGCTGTGCAACCGGCTCAACGAGATCGCGTACGAACGGGCGACCGGCGAGACCCTGGCCGAGCACCACGCCCCCGCCCAGCTGATGGGCGGCTCGGGCGCGGCCCAGGGCGCGCCGCCGGTGATCGCCCGCGCGCACCACGGCTCGGTCTCCAAGGAGCAGCGCGCCCTGGTCGAGGAGGACCTGAAGGCCGGCCGGCTGCCCGCGGTGGTGGCGACCTCCAGCCTGGAACTGGGCATCGACATGGGTGCCGTCGACCTCGTCGTCCAGGTCGAGTCCCCGCCGTCGGTCGCCTCCGGCCTCCAGCGGGTGGGCCGCGCGGGCCACCAGGTCGGCGCCGTCTCGACCGGTGTCGTCTTCCCGAAGTACCGGGGCGACCTGGTCCAGGCGGCCGTGGTCACCGAACGGATGCGCTCGGGTGCCATCGAGTCGCTGAAGGTGCCCGCGAACCCGCTGGACGTGCTCGCGCAACAACTGGTGGCCATGACGGCGCTGGACACCTGGCAGTTCGACGACCTGCTGGCCGTGGTCCGCCGCGCGGCCCCGTTCGCCTCGCTGCCCGAGTCGGCGTTCACGGCGGTGCTGGACATGCTCGCGGGCCGCTATCCGTCCGACGCGTTCGCGGAGCTGCGCCCGCGCGTGGTGTGGGACCGGATGGCCGGCACGGTCACCGGCCGCCCCGGCGCCCAGCGCCTGGCCGTCACCTCCGGGGGCACGATCCCGGATCGTGGTCTGTTCGGGGTCTTCCTCGCCGGTTCCGACCCCAAGAAGGGCGGCGGCCGGGTCGGCGAGCTGGACGAGGAGATGGTCTACGAGTCCCGCGTGGGCGATGTCTTCACGCTGGGCACGAGTTCCTGGCGGATCGAGGACATCACGCGCGACCGGGTCCTGGTCTCGCCCGCACCGGGCGTGCCGGGCCGGTTGCCCTTCTGGAAGGGCGACCAGCTGGGCCGCCCGCTGGAGCTGGGCCGCGCGGTGGGCGCGTTCCTGCGCGAGGTCGGCTCGCTGCCCCGGGACGACGCGCGGCTGCGGCTGCTGGCGGCCGGCCTGGACGCGTGGGCGGCGGACAACGTGCTGTCGTACCTGAGCGAACAGCGCGAGGCCTGCGGTCACATCCCCGACGACCGCACGATCGTCGTGGAGCGGTTCCGCGACGAGCTGGGTGACTGGCGGGTCGTCGTGCACTCGCCCTTCGGCGCCCAGGTCCACGCCCCCTGGGCGCTCGCCCTCGGCGCCCGCCTGTCCGAGCGGTACGGCATGGACGCGCAGGTCATGCACGCCGACGACGGCATCGTGCTGCGCCTGCCCGACGCCGATCTGCTGGGCCTGGACCTGCTCGACCAGGAGCCGACGAAGGCGGGCACCGCCTACGACAGCGAGCAGGCCCCGGTCGGCGCGGCGGACGTCGCCTTCGACAAGGGCGAGGTCGACCAGATCGTCACCGACCAGGTCGGCGGCTCGGCGCTGTTCGCCTCGCGGTTCCGGGAGTGCGCCGCCCGCGCGCTGCTGCTGCCGCGCCGCAACCCCGGCAAGCGCACTCCGCTGTGGCAGCAGCGCCAGCGCGCCGCCCAGCTGCTCCAGGTGGCGAGCGAGTTCGGCTCGTTCCCGATCGTCCTGGAGGCCGTCCGCGAATGTCTCCAGGACGTCTTCGACGTGCCCGGGCTGGCCGAGCTGATGGGCGACATCGAGTCCCGCAAGGTGCGCCTGGTCGAGGTCACCACCCCCGAGCCGTCCCCCTTTGCCCGCTCCCTGCTCTTCGGGTACGTCGCCCAGTTCCTGTACGAGGGCGACTCCCCGCTGGCCGAGCGCCGCGCCGCCGCGCTGTCCCTGGACTCGCGGCTGCTGGCCGAGCTGCTGGGCCAGGCGGAGCTGCGCGAACTGCTCGACGCCGACGTGCTGACCGAGCTGGAGCGCGAGCTGCAGTGGCTCACGGAGGACCGCCGGGTCAAGGACGTCGAGGGCGTCGCCGACGTGCTCCGGCTGCTCGGCCCGCTGACCGACGCGGAGCTGGCGGCGCGGGGCGCGGACCCGGAGTGGGCGCGTGAGCTGGCCGGGGCGCGCCGGGCCATCAAGGTGCGGATCGCGGGCACCGACCACTGGGCGGCCGTGGAGGACGCGGGCCGGCTGCGCGACGCGCTCGGCACGGCGCTGCCGGTCGGTGTCCCGGAGGCGTTCACCGAGCCGGTCAAGGACCCGCTGGGTGACCTCCTCGCGCGCCATGCCCGTACGCACGGCCCGTTCACCTCGGCCGCCGCGGCGGCCCGGTTCGGGCTCGGCGTCGCGGTCACCGAGGGCGCGCTGCAACGGCTGGCCGCGGCCGGCCGGGTCGTCCAGGGCGAGTTCCATCCGGCCGGCATCGGCCAGGAGTGGTGCGACGCGGCCGTGCTGCGCCGGTTGCGCCGCCGCTCGCTGGCGGCCCTGCGGCACGAGCTGGAGCCGGTGCCGCCCGCCGCGCTCGCCCAGTTCCTGCCGCAGTGGCAGCACATCGGCAGGGGCCACGAGCTGCGCGGCGTCGACGGTCTGGTGCGGGCCGTCGAGCAGTTGCAGGGCGCTTCCGTGCCCGCCTCCGCGCTGGAGAAGCTGGTCCTGCCCTCCCGCGTGGCTGGTTACACGCCCTCGATGCTCGACGAGCTGACCGCCGCGGGAGAGGTGGTGTGGGCCGGTGCGGGCGCCCTGCCCGGCAAGGACGGCTGGGTCTCCCTGTATCTGGCGGACGCGGCCCCGCTGCTGCTCCCGGCACCGCACCCGCTGGAGCTGACCGCGCTCCACCAGTCCGTCCTCGACGCCCTCTCCGGCGGGTACGGCCTGTTCTTCCGGCAGATCGCCGACCAGGTCCGCGCCACCACCCACCCGGAGGTCACCGATCCCCAGCTGGCAGACGCCCTGTGGGACCTCGCCTGGTCCGGCCGGCTCACCAACGACACCCTCGCGCCGATGCGCGCCCTGCTGGGCTCCGGCCGTACGGCGGGCTCGACCGCGCACCGCGCCAAGCGCGCCGTCCCGCGCGGGCGCTACGGCTCCCTGACGGCCGCCGCGCGCACCGCCTCCCGCACCGGCCCGCCGACCGTCGCGGGCCGCTGGTCGCTGCTGCCGGCGGCCGAGCCGGACGCCACGGTGCGCGCGCACGCGCTGGCCCGTACGCTCCTGGACCGGCACGGCGTGGTCACCCGGGGCGCGGTCGCCGCGGAAGGTGTCGAGGGCGGTTTCTCCGCGGTGTACCGGGTGCTGTCGGTGTTCGAGGAGAGCGGCCAGGCCCGGCGCGGTTACGTGGTGGAGGGGCTGGGCGCGGCCCAGTTCGCGATGGACGGCGCCGTGGATCGCCTGCGCGCGGTGGCGAACGCCCGCGAGCGCACCGAGGGCCTGCCCGCCCCGGCCGACCGGAACGGCTTCGCCACCCCGGGCACGACGAACGGCTCCGGCACGGCGGGCACCGCGAACGGTTTCGACCCCCGAGGCTCGGCGAGTGGCTTCGACGCCCCGGGGCCGGGAAACGGCTTCGGCCGAACGGACCCGGCGAGCGGCTTCGGCACCCCGGGACCCGCGGACGGCTTCGGCGCCCCAGGTGCCGCGAACGGCTTCGCCGAGCAAGGCTTCCCGGACCCGTTCGACAGCCCCCGGGGCCCCCAGGGAGCCCTGGAAGCCCACGCGCCCCACCGCTCCGACGGCGGCCCGCACGACCATGCCACCGCCCCCGGTCCCTTCGACGCGGCCGACGGCGGCTTCACCCACCCCGGTCTGGACGGTGACTTCACCTGGCCCCCGGACGACCACGCCGGTGCCGGCGGCGACCCGTTCCCGTCCCACGGCCCCGTGGACCCGTTCGCCTCACCCGGCTACGGCGGCCCCCGCGGCAACAGCCCCGCCTACGGCCCGGGCCCTGGCGCCTCCCCCGGCACGGCCCCGCACCGCGCCCGCGGTGGCTACGGCCACGGCCGTACGGGCACCGCTCCCGACCCCCGCGCCGTGGTCCTCGCCGCTGCCGACCCCGCGAACGCCTACGGTTCCGCGCTGCCCTGGCCGGAGCCGCCGGCCGGAGCCGGGCACAAACCGGGCCGGAAGGCGGGTGCGCTGGTGGTACTGGTGGACGGCGAGCTGACGCTCTACATGGAACGCGGCGGCAAGACGCTGCTGGCCTGGCCCGCCGCCCCGGACACCGCCACGACGGGCGACCCCCGCCTGCGCGCGGCCGCCGAGGCGCTGGCCACGGCGGCCCGCGCGGGCGCGCTCGGCACGGTCACGGTGGAACGGATCAACGGCGCCCAGGCCCTGACGTCCCCCATAGGCGCCCTCCTGGAGACGGCCGGGTTCGTGGCGACACCGCGCGGCCTGCGCCTGAGACCGTGAGGCCGCCCGGGCCCCCACGACGGCACCCGCACCTGTGACACCCGCGTGGCAGGCTTGAGGCATGCCCGAAGGTGACACGGTCTGGCAGGCCGCGCGGCGACTGCACGAGGCCCTCGCCGGCGAGGTGCTGACCCGCAGCGACTTCCGCGTGCCCAAGTACGCGACGGTGGACCTGGCCGGCCGCGCGGTGCTGAACACCGTCCCACGCGGCAAACACCTGCTGACCCGCTTCGAGGACGGCCTGACCCTGCACACCCATCTGCGGATGGAGGGCACGTGGAAGGTGTACGACGCGGGCGAGCGCTGGCGGGGCGGGCCGGCCCACCAGATCCGCGCCGTCCTGTCCACC
This window harbors:
- a CDS encoding AzlD domain-containing protein, which encodes MNIWIAIIGTAVGCYAVKLAGLLVPAHAVERPYVRRLAALLPVALLAALTAEQTFADGAVLMLDARAAGLGTAAVALLLRAPFLLVVAAAVVVTAGLRAIGG
- a CDS encoding AzlC family ABC transporter permease, with the translated sequence MTQHIALTDQTADGTKKPDAAVVRDALGVGVAVGLSGFAFGVTSAGSGLGLLQTCALSLLVFTGASQFALVGALAAGGNPFTAAAGAFFLGVRNAFYGLRLSQVLALPRALRPLAAQWVIDETTAVTLAQPTRRAARIGFTVTGLSLYALWNLTTLLGALGAEAIGDTRAWGLDAAGPAVFLALLAPMLKTATERAVAGLAVLLGLGLLPVLPAGVPVLMAALAAPLALVAESRRGGRAGGDATDDPPGPDARRAPRGTGGTSGAEEGR
- a CDS encoding AraC family transcriptional regulator, with product MAGSGERARHWRYSELPGVDLLRARYIRKNFIRHTHENFVIAAIADGVEVFHHRGSDVSAGAGALALVNPDTPHTGRAGVPEGWRYGALYPSPDVVAEIAAETTTLRGTPGFVSPVLDDPYAARLVHQVLRATDEGNALAADTLLRIAVTRLLRRNGGVLPERRTRTAGAPTAARARAVLEERMARPPTLERLARDLGTSPFALLRAFRDAYGMPPHTWLTDARVRRARLLLDAGTAPAEAAVAVGFTDQPHLNRHFTRIVGVPPGAYQREHANPGGQGRVPGGRKNVQDAGPPSSVPSRA
- a CDS encoding ATP-dependent helicase, which encodes MVSSARRALDGFSPATRGWFTGAFSAPTAAQAGAWQAIREGSDVLVVAPTGSGKTLAAFLAALDQLASTPPPADPKKRCRVLYVSPLKALAVDVERNLRSPLTGIRQESVRLGLPEPEIRVGIRSGDTPAAERRALSTRPPDILITTPESLFLMLTSATRDALTGVETVILDEVHAVAGTKRGAHLALSLERLDELLPKPARRIGLSATVRPVDEVARYLSPRRKVEIVQPESGKEFDLSVVVPVEDMGELGGAPAADAAEGGERPSIWPHVEERIADLVQAHRSTIVFANSRRLAERLCNRLNEIAYERATGETLAEHHAPAQLMGGSGAAQGAPPVIARAHHGSVSKEQRALVEEDLKAGRLPAVVATSSLELGIDMGAVDLVVQVESPPSVASGLQRVGRAGHQVGAVSTGVVFPKYRGDLVQAAVVTERMRSGAIESLKVPANPLDVLAQQLVAMTALDTWQFDDLLAVVRRAAPFASLPESAFTAVLDMLAGRYPSDAFAELRPRVVWDRMAGTVTGRPGAQRLAVTSGGTIPDRGLFGVFLAGSDPKKGGGRVGELDEEMVYESRVGDVFTLGTSSWRIEDITRDRVLVSPAPGVPGRLPFWKGDQLGRPLELGRAVGAFLREVGSLPRDDARLRLLAAGLDAWAADNVLSYLSEQREACGHIPDDRTIVVERFRDELGDWRVVVHSPFGAQVHAPWALALGARLSERYGMDAQVMHADDGIVLRLPDADLLGLDLLDQEPTKAGTAYDSEQAPVGAADVAFDKGEVDQIVTDQVGGSALFASRFRECAARALLLPRRNPGKRTPLWQQRQRAAQLLQVASEFGSFPIVLEAVRECLQDVFDVPGLAELMGDIESRKVRLVEVTTPEPSPFARSLLFGYVAQFLYEGDSPLAERRAAALSLDSRLLAELLGQAELRELLDADVLTELERELQWLTEDRRVKDVEGVADVLRLLGPLTDAELAARGADPEWARELAGARRAIKVRIAGTDHWAAVEDAGRLRDALGTALPVGVPEAFTEPVKDPLGDLLARHARTHGPFTSAAAAARFGLGVAVTEGALQRLAAAGRVVQGEFHPAGIGQEWCDAAVLRRLRRRSLAALRHELEPVPPAALAQFLPQWQHIGRGHELRGVDGLVRAVEQLQGASVPASALEKLVLPSRVAGYTPSMLDELTAAGEVVWAGAGALPGKDGWVSLYLADAAPLLLPAPHPLELTALHQSVLDALSGGYGLFFRQIADQVRATTHPEVTDPQLADALWDLAWSGRLTNDTLAPMRALLGSGRTAGSTAHRAKRAVPRGRYGSLTAAARTASRTGPPTVAGRWSLLPAAEPDATVRAHALARTLLDRHGVVTRGAVAAEGVEGGFSAVYRVLSVFEESGQARRGYVVEGLGAAQFAMDGAVDRLRAVANARERTEGLPAPADRNGFATPGTTNGSGTAGTANGFDPRGSASGFDAPGPGNGFGRTDPASGFGTPGPADGFGAPGAANGFAEQGFPDPFDSPRGPQGALEAHAPHRSDGGPHDHATAPGPFDAADGGFTHPGLDGDFTWPPDDHAGAGGDPFPSHGPVDPFASPGYGGPRGNSPAYGPGPGASPGTAPHRARGGYGHGRTGTAPDPRAVVLAAADPANAYGSALPWPEPPAGAGHKPGRKAGALVVLVDGELTLYMERGGKTLLAWPAAPDTATTGDPRLRAAAEALATAARAGALGTVTVERINGAQALTSPIGALLETAGFVATPRGLRLRP